In the Nymphalis io chromosome 2, ilAglIoxx1.1, whole genome shotgun sequence genome, one interval contains:
- the LOC126778447 gene encoding uncharacterized protein LOC126778447, protein MGKTSGGRPEAGVRAHRVNNRRESGVSWGRRGRGVGGGGARAGSSGAWRRRERLAQSRRPMEILTSLYALLSGGQGINPKIDSVAFRLHCGATTAALLAASAALTTRHLVGNPIDCIHTR, encoded by the exons ATGGGAAAGACGTCTGGGGGCCGTCCTGAGGCAGGAGTCCGCGCGCACAGAGTTAATAACCGCAG GGAGTCCGGCGTGTCGTGGGgtcggcgcgggcgcggggTCGGGGGAGGGGGCGCGCGCGCGGGCAGCTCGGGCGCGTGGCGGCGGCGCGAGCGGCTCGCGCAGTCTCGCAGGCCCATGGAGATCCTCACCAGCCTCTATGCGCTGCTGTCTGGCGGG CAAGGTATTAACCCGAAGATCGACTCTGTAGCGTTCCGCTTGCACTGCGGAGCAACCACCGCTGCGCTACTGGCAGCGAGCGCGGCTCTGACCACGCGCCATCTCGTGGGCAACCCGATAGACTGCATACATACGAGGTAA